In a genomic window of Rhopalosiphum maidis isolate BTI-1 chromosome 4, ASM367621v3, whole genome shotgun sequence:
- the LOC113548946 gene encoding uncharacterized protein LOC113548946 — protein sequence MYSWGDVEGQRPSTNHERMEDKVNDSHTYFDAESWRQIAYDTNPIASFLHDWRNCGYAYRRKLSPTAYCRMIAEFEPYVQLIDDEISTQRHIVLMQCASHDF from the exons ATGTACAGTTGGGGCGACGTAGAAGGCCAAAGGCCGAGTACTAACCACGAAAGAATGGAAGATAAAGTTAATGACa gtCATACTTATTTTGATGCCGAGTCATGGAGACAAATAGCTTATGACACaa aTCCAATTGCAAGTTTCTTACATGATTGGAGAAACTGTGGAtatg cTTATAGACGCAAATTGTCACCAACCGCTTATTGTAGAATGATAGCAGAATTTGAACCTTATGTACAACTAA ttGATG atgaaATTTCAACTCAGCGGCATATTGTACTTATGCAGTGTGCATCGcatgatttttaa
- the LOC113548955 gene encoding sodium channel protein Nach-like, whose protein sequence is MTEHSWFHEYCVKTTSHCMQYFVMKDRSPVEKLFWILTFLCMISITFGALRALIYVWIDSPTIISIENTESAIQDIPFPSINICPSNQLRKWIWEKHMNTNSSYWEHLQEYRSIMCSLDVYNYDVSQKFSKNYFDKNSIAKLINNCAISCPEVFQSDAKWENLTVPNFCQFIQPKMSILGLCFSINMIPSFEIFKNEYNQRYLNFFSKNNTFIGTERSNWNLDDGYPRNSENDHLVNINPARTSGVSYYHRLRLMANTLDHEFLSCSSQSSFFITLSNPVEYLLPDPRLFITSDTYTKIQITPFVKKMNSALKWRSPEVRKCYLQNERKLSIFQQYTQMNCNHECVFNETFTICGCVSVDMAFLAPTGVNICGLAKKECMIKVKQASYQPEMQIICKCLPTCSMVEYEITYASHYDDWTYMKTTNIVKNNSRGATIEFVFKKPYFTAYIATSFVDLDSIISNIGGLISLCLGLNLINLFEILYIIVKMVGNYIVHMFDK, encoded by the exons atgactgAACATAGTTGGTTTCATGAGTATTGTGTAAAAACAACTTCACATTGTATGCAATATTTTGTGATGAAGGACAGATCACCCGTAGAAAA attgttTTGGATTCTGACGTTTCTTTGTATGATATCCATTACGTTTGGAGCTCTGAGAGCTTTGATTTACGTTTGGATTGATAGTCcaactataatatctattgaaAATACAGAATCAGCTATTCAGGATATACCTTTTccatcaattaatatttgtccATCAAACCAACTGCGAAAATGGATTTGGGAAAAACACATGAACACAAACAGCTCCTATTG ggaACATCTTCAAGAATACCGATCTATTATGTGTTCATtggatgtttataattatgacgTTTCacaaaagttttcaaaaaattattttgataagaaTTCAATCGCGAAATTGATTaac AACTGTGCGATTAGCTGTCCAGAAGTATTTCAATCAGATGCTAAATGGGAAAATCTAACCGTTCCAAATTTTTGTCAGTTTATTCAACCAAAAATGAGCATACTTGGATTATGTTTTTCGATTAATATGATACcttcatttgaaatatttaaaaatgaatataatcaaAG gtatttaaatttcttttcaaaaaacaatacGTTTATTGGTACCGAGAGATCAAATTGGAATTTAGATGATGGATACCCACGCAATTCAGAAAATGATCATCTTGTCAACATAAATCCTGCTAGAACAAGTGGTGTTAGTTATTATCATCGTCTTAGATTGATGGCTAACACGTTGGATCACGAATTTTTGAGTTGTTCATCTCAAAGTTCTTTTTTT ATTACATTATCTAATCCAGTTGAATACTTGTTGCCCGATCCTCGATTATTTATCACATCGGACacatatactaaaatacaaatcacTCCGTtcgtgaaaaaaatgaattcggCTTTAAAGTGGCGTTCTCCGGAAGTCAGAAAATGCTATTTGCAAAATGAGAGAAAATTATCCATTTTTCAACAGTATACACAGATGAACTGTAACCATGAATGTGTTTTCAATGAAACTTTTACCATATGCGGCTGTGTTTCTGTTGATATGGCTT TCTTAGCGCCGACCGGTGTAAACATTTGTGGTTTGGCGAAAAAAGAATGTATGATAAAAGTTAaac aaGCATCCTATCAGCCGgaaatgcaaataatatgcaaatgttTGCCAACATGCTCTATGGTCGAATATGAAATAACATATGCGTCTCACTACGATGATTGGACTTATAtgaaaacaacaaatatagTAAAGAATAA ttcTAGAGGTGCTACGattgaatttgttttcaaaaaacctTATTTCACAGCGTATATAGCCACATCGTTTGTAGACTTGGACTCTATAATAA GTAATATTGGTGGATTAATAAGTTTATGTTTgggattaaatttaattaatttattcgaaatattatatatcatagttAAAATGGTTGGTAACTATATTGTACACATGTTTGATAAGTAG